The genomic segment TAgctattgtttttcaatttgtttgttTCTATCTAAGCTCAAAAGTCATTAATGGAGACAAACTGACTAATTTTATACAATTAGACCCTTGCTAAAAATCAATTGAGATCCTTCAAGTCTGGAGCCTTTTACAAAGTAGTCATTGCTTtctaatttgttcaatttcatccctaattaagcattaaacttttattttcttcaatttagtccctgaaAAAGTTTGGTACAACGCCCAATGTTGCGCGTCTTTTGCAGAAAGGTCCTTGATCTTgaatcttttttcaatttggccctAGCTTTGCCTTCAAACTTTAAATTTCTTGCAATTGAATCCCTGATTGCACCAATTTAGTCTTTTAAAGTTTCAACTATGTCCTTAATCTTCCAATCTTTTACAAATTGATctgaattaaaaattcaaacttgattttttttctcaattgagtctttaattgaattcataaaacctattaaaagtttaattaagtcctcaaacttaattaattctttcactTTTGGTCAAGTTTggatttcaacctcaattttctttctttctacatCTCATATTATCAAAATCTCATAATATAGCTATTCTTCTGATATTTTGATCTTTTGCAACTCGAAAGCTTATCTCCTCAagtctcaaaaataatttttggatttggaatttatgattttttttatttttgaatatgtattttaataaaaacaatttttgaggatccaaaattaggttatgacataATTATACCATTCTATAACCTAATTTGATGAGATTACACCCGAAATTATGgtaaaaatatcaaactaaaTACAAAGTTCATTTCAgaagaaatataaatagaatTTGATCTCCattcatttctttgtttttgtttttcctttcctttccatttttcccttttttatatattttattttcatttttttcctcaatttcatccatcaacaAGAAAATTGGTCTACCACCTCATCTGTTTATATATTCATATGAACAATGAAGTAggttcttttttccccttttttttctttcctttccatttccccctcctttttcttccactttttctcaatttcatccgtttatattttcttgattttgaatttttcttcataatttgtttttgtttgtcacATTGTCTGAGTTAATCAAATATGTTGGTgtcctaatattaaaataaaatgttattttgattatttttttaaaattcaaaaatcaaatcatacttTTTACTGGTCATTTGGGTTGGCTTTAGACCTACCAAGTTGATTGGGATACATTGGAAAAACTccaacatgatttaattttaaactcaggtTAGGTAAGGAGTCAGGTTAGGAGGTTTCAAAGCTAACCTAGATTTAATAAGAATGCTAAATAATTTCTTATGGCCTAGATAGTTTTTTTACTTTCCAAAAAACTTTGATCCGACCTGCACTGTAGCGCAACATGTAAACTAGTATTTACTAAgatcattaacaaaaactctaaaatacATGGTTTTTTCACTGTATCAATCCACAATAcctatagtttttttcaatttgatcctacTCTTCGATTGCATCATTTTATGCCTAGATTCATGACTGaattatcaaaaattattaatgaggGATAACATTAAAACAAAGAGGAAACAAGTGGCAATTAGAAAAATGGGATAAAAATACACTCTAGtccttttactttttaaataataacttattgatccctaaatattttaaaaatgcaattgtggtataaaactttatttttgctatttttcaGTCATTAGTTTGAGGTAAAAAAGAGGAatttatagagagagaaaatgtcaGTTGATAATGATTTCGACCACTAAAAAGATCTATCATGATGTTTATGGGCTCCATTTGATGAGAAGAGTTCAAATAAGATGTTATTTCACCTTTAAATTGCCTGAAAAGGCAGATCTGATGTTGAAATGTTTTGGGTTTtgagttgacttttttttttaaatcttttttgggttatatgaagatataaatcggtTTATTTAGGtctttttaatgttattagatgttttattttatcataaaataaatttttttgggtGTTGGCCTAACTTTTCAATGACATTTAGTCATTAAAATTTAGGCAAAGCAgttgctgttattttttttataaaaaaatataaggtagATCTAGGCATGCATCctaggatttgtttttttccttcttttttttttggctttttacatttttttttcaatttgatcctttataattggctttttttaaaaaaaaatttgaattgtttttttcccaATCTGATCATTcataattggatttttattgatttttcttgcttaattttcttcaatttcattctttaattttttgttgattttttattgggtaatatagtttgtttttgtttaatatttgtaGGTTTATCGCGATCtcaaaaaaacaatcttatatttaattagttcttaattttacaatcgtttatttttttaccttataattaaataaaaaaacttttaaaaattattaaatctgattAAATACATGACATTAGTGATGAGTTGATTAGTTAAGGTCGATTGGTTAGAAAtcgaactttataatttatctcggttgctcaaataatttttaatttatttaattaaaaaaatatataaaattttcaatttagaattgtgattttttatctaaaaaaaagtaaaaaaatattgagatattcatttttcatgttgaaaaaaaaatattcgacCCACGTATCAACCCTGGGCAATATATAGCTAGTTTGAGCTTAGTTTAAGTAGCAACCAATCTCAAACTTTTTGCAAGTCAAGTTATGCCTCACTCTAGAACTTTCACGGAGTCACTTTGCTATCCAAAATGATCTTCTATCAACTCTCATTCCCTTATGTTAAGGTTGATATCATCTTTTGAAGCTATCAAACTTCATCACACTGAACTAAATTTTAAAGTCttgtaagttaaaaaaaaaataaaaacaaattattacatGAAACTTGACGACACTAGAAAAATCCTTAGTAGAAAGATTAGGGGagcttttcttaaattaataaaactagattttgaaaatttagtgGCCAACaacacctataaaaaaaatacttcaaaacttAAATCAGTATAGTGTTTATTCAAATGATgggaagaataaatattttatagaattaaatGTTCTTTAAGTCTTGTTTAAATCTTATATtatatgtgtatttttttagatttatgttgtttagaaaaataaaatctaaagagACGAGCTCTAATAAATCTTTTAACTACATAGATCATCTAGTTTCCCATTCTTCAAAATTTATAGAAATCACAGCAATATAATATCTACTGGGTACTGTAGCCATTCAATCTTATTGAATATCAACATTCAATTTCTCAACAACCTTAAATGAAGCATTGTCACTGTCATTGTTGAAGCAAAGGACAATGAAGCATTGTTACGGTCAGAGTAAGAACTTCTCTCTAATGACTGCTGCAGAGAATTTTTATTAAAGCTCTACTCACCATTAATGTGGTCCAAAGGATTGCAGGTCACAACCAACTCTGGCCAAAGCATCAATGGCGATGCTTTGCCCAAAAACACAGGTTTTCCTCTGCGTCGACAAGGCATGTCTACAACGCTCAAAGTAAATATTCTTCAAAAATGCACTGATCTGAACATACTAGCCTCTCAGCTCTTCCTCAATCGGGTGATTTTATAGAGCTATGGAGATTTATTGCCTACACTGCAGGCAGccaaataaatacatatttctTCAGTGAACTCCATCCTCATTTGATACACTACTATAGAACTTTATTCAAATGAAATGAAACTGCTGAGGCTGCAGATTGTAGTGGGAAAATCTAAGGAAGATGTATATCAGTAATTTTCtattgcctttacgaaccgCCCTCTCACTCGCTTTCTCGTATCAGCTCTAGCCTTCCTTGATTCATAACGGATACGTTTATCATATCTGTTCATGGTTTAACACACCACTCAGTGACATAAAATTGGAATTTACTAAAAATTTTCAAGGTCAATGAAATGAGCTAAAGAGAGACAAGATAGAAACAGATGAGTAAAAAGGTATCAGTGTCATCATGCCTtcgatttttcttcttttccctgTACCGCAACATGGCGTTGCCTCTGTTCTGTGCAAAAAGTCCCGCATCACCCTTTTGTCTCACCTCATTTAGAGTTTCAAACCAAGTGAGAGAAGGCTGCTCCATGACCTGGATATGTGCGTTAGGCTCACCTGGCATGGATTCTGGAGGCAGTCCTATCAGTGGTGTATTGTTGCAATTTTCTGTTGGTGGTTTGTACCTTGACAATTGCTGGTTGGAGCAACTCTGTAATTGACAACAATCTCATTGACACTTGTTATTCATGTTTCAATACAATCAGGAACAGATAAGCTGTGCAAGCAACATCAGGATTCAGGTTTAACTATCTCAACGCTGAAATTACAATAGAAAATGGCTAGAACCAAAAATATAAGATATTACATTCTGCATATGTAGGCCAAAGCTAGTGCATCGGATCAAATCAAATAGACAAGTTTCTAGCCAATTATCAAAAGCACTGGGATATCTTATGTTCCCGTTTATTCTGAATGATTCTCTATCCTTAGCCTGCTCTCATAAGAACTAGAAATCTTAATTTCATCGATGCAAATATTCGagtttgttaatttgatttcaagagaagaaaaaatatgacTTGAGTGCTACCATCATGAAAGAAATTTCTTTCTGACTCcaaaagggtaaaaaataattCCATTAAACATCCCTCTAATGATTTCCCACATGCCTGCCTCTCCCTAAAAGGCCAAGTATCAGGACAAAGGATATTTGCGTTGGTGATGGCAAGCCAAAAATGACTTCGATTTGCTGGTCACTAGTCCCACAATCTAATAGTAGTTGAATTCATTCATACAGAAATAGGATATGTAATTTCTGACTTTATCTTCAGTGGAGTGACTTACATTTTTTGACAAGTTATCCTCACACGTTGTAGAGCAGCAGCTCGTCACATGACCATCATCCAATACTTTCTGTTGAGCGAGGGCACCATCTTCAGTGAAGTCGACATAGTTCTTGACCATGAAACCAGGATCCTTTACATCATATCCTTCTTCTTGTGGACCAGGTTGTGTACAATCTAATGATGTTCCAAGTTGGAAATTCCATGCCTGAAAGAGCAGAAATGAAGGTGAACCACATAGCTCAGCTAGCCCTTTCTAATTGAAGCACATTGTGCATGCTTCATGTAACTGGGAACAAGGTAGATCAGCTATTACTGAAGACAGAAAGCTGGCCTAGAATTTCTAAGGGAAAATGTCAGTCAATAGAACCCAAAAGGACTCGGCAACAATCTTTCCCAAACTTAGAATGAACTACTTAAAGATCATATAGCATGGGCATGCTAAGCTAATGAAATTAGGGATCAAACAGTGCATCTCAGACTGGTGCCACCTCTCACTGCTTTGAATTAACTAGCTAATTAGTAGAGAATTTACTGTTggtttcaaaaagtaattaacaTCAGCCAAAGGACTAAACATTTGCCTCGGACCTAGCTCTCAATAGAATTACAAGATGGTTCAATTACACAAACATCATATTACCACAAAACAATCTCAATTCTAAAGGTTGGCCCCAAACCTGAGCTCCTTGATGGGTATAATTGCAATCCCACATGAAACCTAGATCAGATACACAGTCATTCTCACTTGCATCTACATGATTTGGCAACATAAGCAAAGAGGTAAATGGCGTTTGCTGGTGCAACAATTCTTCATCCCCATTCTCCAATTCAAGACTCTCCAAATTCCACTGCACTGCACATCTACTCGGTGGTGTGTCAGGCCCCAATTCAGCTCCATCTCCATTCACTCTCACCATTCCCCTCTTTCCCATCTCTACTAACTGCTTATACACTTCTTGCCTACTCTTCCCAGAACTTGACaaaacagagaaatcatcaCTTGAAACCGcaaaatcttgaaaattaaCCGCTTCTTGCTCAAACGAACACGGCCCAGGATCAGAATCcacaaaaaaatcagatttgaaaTCAAACCCAAACAAAGAAGCAAGCTCAACAACTGGAGGGCAACCCATGAACCCTTCAACTGGATTTCTATTATGAAGGGAAGATACAGAAAAACTGCTGTTATGGGAATCCCAATCACAATcttgacaaagaaaaagattatCATTTGAGCAATGAATTGAAGCAGGTTCAGCTCTGCAATTGTCACAGATCTGTGACCTTACATGCTTGAGAGACAGAGTATTTGAAGCGTGAATTTGCTGGTCACATAGCAAACAAAGCTTAGCAGAATCAGCTCTACAATACAAGATTGCTGCTTTTGAGTTGCAAAATTCACATAGTAGAAACAAGAAAGAGTCTTTCTTTTGTTTAGAATTTAAACACTTCtccattatcataaaaaaaaaaaaaaggtaaaaatatcTCGCTCAAAACACCGTAGAATTGGATGAAAAAAGAAACCCAAGAAAGATACTATGCTTTGAGTATTAAAATCGTAAACCTGTGAAGAAAAAATGATTGGAACTGGTTTCGGTGGGTTAAGTGAGGAAGAGGGAGAGATATTTGATTAGCTTTAAGCCTTGAAGCTTAGATGGAGTAATATAGGTGTGTCATCAAGTGATGGATGTATTGACGCACATGATAAGCATGAAAGATATGCAGACGTCAAGTCTACAACATAAGTGAGGGTCCACATGTTGATTCACTCTTTTGCCGGGAAAGTGAATCTGCGTCTTTTAGTGCTTTTTACTTGTACTTTTCTGTTTTGAGCTTTGACCACGATTTGTATTTggacatgtttttgttttgtttaatatcCCAAACCTATTTTCAAATGGTGGGTCACcagttagtttttaaaattcttggatttaaattttagggttattacttagtagaatttattaaatgttttaatttatatctgaaaaatttagttaaaaagagaaaacattaCAAGAAACACTAAAAAACTGTATACTTGATTCGTGGTTCACCGCGGGTCAtatattcttttcaaataaaaatattgcatgcataagttttttcaacatgtttatggagttaaatttctttatgtatacatataattaaataaattaagaactatttatgttaatagataaaaaaaccataaatgataactaaaaaaataaaaaaaatgagagacaaattacatcaagatatttaatctcaatAGCCGAGAATTTATTTAGTTGTGCctgctaaattttttattaaaataattttttattcaagcaaataataatagaaatagagacaccaattaaataaattaagaactatttatgttaatagataaaaaaaaccataaacgataacaaaaaaaaaaagagagacaaatTGCATCATGATATTTAATCTCAATAGCCGAGAATTTACTTAGTTGTGCctactaaattttttattaaaataattttttattcaagcaaataataatagaaatagagacACCAATTAAATTGActgaataaaatgaaatgaaaaaaaatatgtaaggctgcacatattagaaatattacccaaaaattatgttttttattttaaaaaataaagttcatctataaagaagataaaaagtgtagatgaataagaaaaaatcttcaaaaatttaaataaataacaaaaaaattattgtcgTTTAAAAAAGGctctctaaataaaataaaagagagaaatgatattaatctaaataaaaaaacatttagagaaaaaaccatataaaaaaggaattaattttaaaaaaataattagaaacaaaaataatttaggaaaaaaacaagaaaaaaataaaggccaaGAGCTATTGAGTCTGGCAAGTCAGGTCAGTCCACTTAACCCATTTCATCAAAACACGCATGATTGGGCCTTTTTTTTACAACTTGGGGTTTGCATgaaaaattttttgaaataaaaaaatctaacgaTGTGTTGCCTACTGTGGCAATCGACGTGTCGTCTAATTTGCCTAGGTTCTGGCTACTATAATGGCTGAAaaatcaaggtttaagtttttttttatctaaaaacctatttttcaaccaattttgacccaaaacaccTTAAGAACCATGATAAGTCTATCTATgccttaaaaaaaccaaaaaataattccaaaaatcaaaataaacttggaacaaaaaaaaaaactaagctcAAATCTATTTTCATGAActttaaaggaaacaaaaacatataatatgaaCTCTCCTCATCAAATGGAACCATTTGACACAAACATTGACCGTTTTGTTGGTTTAAATCAGTGTCAACGATATTCTTCTCTCTCTATTCCCAGAATCCAACgacatttctctctcttctctcaattatggattaaaaacaacaaaaataaacttttgtaccaaaattgaatttgtaAAAGATTGAGGCACcgaaatcatataatttttgttatttttaaagttagagGACCAAAGTGTATCTTACCCAAAACTTTTGGCACGTCACCCATGTTTAGTGTATTTTTAATTTCGGTCTCTATTCTTACAATTCCATCATTGCCTAAGAAATCCAAATCAATTGGCCTTCAATTAGGATCAAATcatccaaaataaaactttaagaactaaaataacttttaaaaaataaatagagtcatccacaatgttttgtgagaggATGAACAATGTCGATTGCACATCATTCACCAcacatgttttagtttttaagttaATGATATAAGTGGAATTAGACCACCAAAGATtgttaataaaagattattatCATAGACTATCAAATCTAAGACTTTGGTTAGGAGTATTGAAGGAAAGAAATATAATCTTGATACTCATTAAACTCTTTGAAGCTAGTGAACTTAATTATAACTCTAATAAAAATGAACTTTTAGCCATAAAAATAGGTATTGAgaagtttaaaatatatatttttttctaaaatatttttagttagaaGTAATAATAAACAAGCTAAAGCCTTCATATATAATAACCCGAGTCCACATTAGCGAACAAAAGATAGATTGGATGGTAAGTATGGTttgctaatttttaatttgatattaaatatattgtacgtcaagataattttttaatatatatatatatatatatatatatatatatatatatatatatatatatatatatatatattccgaCAAGAGAGGTTGCTAATGAATCACATCACTCAAATCCAAACTAATTTATATGATCTCTTTTTTCAATATCAAGATAAAAGTTACCATGGTAAGTAAGTATCCTTATGATCTTAAGTCAAAGTTAATatccataaaataaatactaatatAGATAGTTCTCTTGAATATTATAAAGATGAGCCTAAAAATGAGCCCAATTATGAGATTATATTAGCCTATGAGTTTGGAGATCCAATATAAATACCTTGagagaaaatttcatttttctagTTACaggtgaaactaaaaaaaaaaacaaactaaaccaCTACAAAAAAATAGTTCCttccaaacaagaaaaattgaaagaaagagataaactatctcaagatatatatatatatatatatatatatatatatatatatatatatatatatatataataaaggtATTAACATTGAAAGATAcacaaaacaattataaaaactaatttttaaaatacaacaaattagtatatgaatgtatgaCCATTGATGGATGGCTCAAAACTCTAAACCATGAAAGCTACAACAAGTACAACATATGTCCTAAAGCTAACCCTAACATGGTCTTTGGTCTTTATGAgtaatgattaattatttttttttatatcccaaTCTTAAACTaccaaagaataataaaataaatgatgcaATTTGGGTGGTTATTGATCGGTTGAccaagtttattttgtttataccAATAAAGATGATAGATTTAGTGGATAAATTGgccaaattatatatttatgatgTAATTAGATTATATGGAGTCCCCTAGTGTCAATTATTTTAGATCAGGATCccttatttactttctatttaTGGCCAGGTATATAGAATGTTTttgggatgaaattgaatttgagtACCACTTTTCAGCCTCAGACTGatagacaataaaaaaagactattCAAATATTATAAGACCTTCTAAGActgtgttttaaattataaaggGAGCTGAGAGAATCATTTATTAGTGGTAGAATTTGTGTATAACAACAATTATTAGGCCATCATAGATATGACCCTGTTTGAGGCATTATAAAGGAAGAAATATCATACTATTTTATGTTAGGATGAAGTTGGAAAAATGAAACTACTAGTtaaggtttaaaaaattaaggccaaaagaaaaaaggctaagatagacaaaaaaaattatattgataatcAAATAAGACTGTTAGAATTTGAGGTAAGAGATCAGGTGTTGTTGAAGCTCACTCCTTAAAAGAATGTAATTTGATTTGGAAAGAAAGGGAAACTATCACCAAGAAATATCAGTCCCTTTAAAGTTAGAGAGAGGGTCAGACTTGTTGCTATCAAATGTTTTAcccatgtttttgataaatttgcagaaaaaaacaaaaatagcaaaaaaaaataacgaaaaccccaaaaaatgtatttttgatatatttgcatcgtttttagcattttcaacactatctcaaaagaatttaaattttcaaa from the Populus nigra chromosome 1, ddPopNigr1.1, whole genome shotgun sequence genome contains:
- the LOC133702979 gene encoding zinc finger protein CONSTANS-LIKE 13-like, which encodes MIMEKCLNSKQKKDSFLFLLCEFCNSKAAILYCRADSAKLCLLCDQQIHASNTLSLKHVRSQICDNCRAEPASIHCSNDNLFLCQDCDWDSHNSSFSVSSLHNRNPVEGFMGCPPVVELASLFGFDFKSDFFVDSDPGPCSFEQEAVNFQDFAVSSDDFSVLSSSGKSRQEVYKQLVEMGKRGMVRVNGDGAELGPDTPPSRCAVQWNLESLELENGDEELLHQQTPFTSLLMLPNHVDASENDCVSDLGFMWDCNYTHQGAQAWNFQLGTSLDCTQPGPQEEGYDVKDPGFMVKNYVDFTEDGALAQQKVLDDGHVTSCCSTTCEDNLSKNSCSNQQLSRYKPPTENCNNTPLIGLPPESMPGEPNAHIQVMEQPSLTWFETLNEVRQKGDAGLFAQNRGNAMLRYREKKKNRRYDKRIRYESRKARADTRKRVRGRFVKAIENY